Part of the Ctenopharyngodon idella isolate HZGC_01 chromosome 8, HZGC01, whole genome shotgun sequence genome, GCCTATCAGAGAGAAgagcctatacaaggaattacgtcctttattacgtgataaagggccatacaaaaaacagagagacaaccgaagtagtgtatttggcacagaaatactctgtcatactcTGTCtagcttgtgttttgaaactttgtcCATGTTTAGCGTGAGAATGCAGCTCTTCAACAGTGtcaataagtcagaatgcatgaaatagcattacacccccTTTAACTTCTAGTGCCTCTACTACAGTAAATTAACCCCTGCTTTCATAGACAATTCCTACCTtcgtcccagactaaaatgctaatttgagttgtcttaactgaaaatatcttgaaatatgtcagtgccactgttttgtctcaagatacacaccagtaatgttttttctgaggcatttttattaaagctgcTTAAATATCTTCTGGCTGAAGCTGTGCCCTGTCTGTGACACCGGCCTTGAAGAGCTAGAAACAGAAACCTGTTTGGatacaaagatgaagactaactggtgacactttacaatgagcttcattagttaacatcagttaactacattaggtaacatgaactaataatgaactaagcttatacagcatttattaatctttatgtCGTAATGTTCTCTTTAATcgtaatgttaatttcaacatttactaatacattattaaaatcttgttaacattacttaatgcgaactaacatgaacaaacaatgaacagctgtattttcattaactttaataaagattagtaaatacagtaacaaatgtatcgcTCATggtcagttcatgttagttaatacaattaactaatgtttaattaatgaaccttattgtaaagtgttacagactAACTGAAGGGCTTTAATTCACACCAAACTGCGCAGAGCTTTTCTGACAGAAAAACTCTCATCAGACGTACAGTGTTCTTGTTGTTGATGATACATTTACACTTTCATTACAAGCGTTTGTATTGTAACACGTTTATAAAAAGCTCTTGTTTACgctgcatttataatgtttgacCAGCAGGTGTCACTAGCGTACGGTGATTCAAGAGCTTTAGTGAATCATTCGGTGAATCGGATTAAGGATCAACTGATTCGGAGTTTAGAAAAGCTTCATTTCTCCCATAACTACAGTTTGGCAGCATCCCCTGCAAACGAGTGATAATTGATAACGCTCAGAATGGCCCATATGTGACTTACCTTATTCCATATTCACGCTTTCGACGACGTATGGTCCTCTCCGAAACGCCAAACAATCTTTCCGCAGCCTTTACACCTCTCATTAAAGACGTCTCGATGGTCTCTGCTGGAATATTTTGAGTCGGTCTCTCTGGCAATGGCTTTCTTCTGACTCTTTGACCTGCAGTTGCCTCAGTACCTCCTGCAGGTTTGCAGTCGCAACGCTGTTGACCTCGGTGTCTGTAGGGGGCGATATTTCCCCCATTCTCTCAAGGAGATATTCCACTGTTGACTCCACAACATTGTCATTAAATCTTCCCAAGAACACATCTTGGAGAGGGCACGCAGATCTGAAATTACACCGTGAAAAGCCGCAGTGCTGCTCATCGTCACATATCTTCATCACTTCCGCCTCAAAGCTCCGCCCACGCTACTTGATTGACAGTTGCATTTGATTTACCATTTGAGCATTGAATTATagatttaatgaaaattaaaaatcaaatgagttttaatttgattattgatACAGTTCCTGCTTCCCTGAATGAGGAAATGAAATCGCATTTGAGaatttgatttatcatttgagcagctgttttgaaactttgatttattatttgatctttttaagcatttgaattttcattttaattttgttaggAAAAAACTTCCACAGCTTTtctcctactatatagtagagaagtaggcgGAGTGTCGCAACTCTCACATTTAACGGCTCTGACGAATAGTTGTTCTCACTGTCCAATGACAGCGCGTGTTACATTTACAACTGACAGAGGATTGGCTCTTCAAACTGAGGTGAAAGTTGATTGGTTGCTCCACGTGTGTCCTGACCAATGGCATTTTTAACTCGATTGACAAATGGATAAAGAAAAGCTATTggcaaatgctttttaaaaaatgatttaaaatgatttattaatgtactttttattgTTCAATTAATCTATGTTTTATTACATGAatcaaataaacagttttaaatttgtgtatttatttaaaaatgtccatttATGTTTGAATGATTAAATTGATAAATTGATTGTTGATGTTATTTGTCAGTGGGTTAGTGGATCTAAATCTTTAAGTGTCACTCCTGCTCCTCATAACGACACATAACACAATATACATGTACACTGCAGTTCAACATTTACTacaatatttcaacatttatttaatcatgtgattttgagtcattaacacacacacactcacacacacacacacacacacacacacacacacacacacacacacacacacacacacactcactcacacacacacacacacacacacacacacacactcacactcacacacacacacacacacacacacactcacacactctctctcacacactcacacactctctcacacactcacactcacacacacacacacacacacacacacacatttattgtgtcatgatatttcagtattaatgtaatgaagagacTCTATATCATCTCACTGTCACTGATTCATCATGagctcaaagcattatgggtagaaTCTCTCGTCAGTCTGTTCTgattcatcaacacagtttcactaATGATCCATAATAAACACcaaacccaggatagagcggttgagtgaatgtggtctggactgtgtggatgaggatcattgtgtctccagagacgctgtagaaggacagagttcctgcactgtgatccacatacactcctactcTATTgtgatcatcatcatcatacacTCCTACTCTCCTGATCTTGATGGGCTCTACAGAGAGACGAGTCTCTATCTTATTGTGTATGAATATGTAACCAACAGAAGAGCAGCtcaaactccaggactgatcattaaatccaaacacacactcatgaccccatcccttcctgctgatgctcttatatgacactgatatatcCACACCATAATATCTACTGCACacaatctcccagtaacagcgtcgatcacacacactctctctacacaacacctgaaGACGataatcaaatctgtctggatgacgAGGATACCACTGATATCCGTCAGTGCGTGTAATCACTGTGTTGCTCTCAGACAGACGGAGGcctttattcactgtgttcagatccagagtgatccgatgggaatctgatggagataaaacacatcacaatcagGAATCATCAATCTGTCCATCTTTTAATCTACACtgaaaacatgatttctgctgcTTGTTAAATGAACTTCATTAAAATGAGTTAAAACCACACAATTACTGACATTCTGTCCTGATTTAATTGAGTAAATCCACTTAAACACGTCAAACTGAAGTTCACTTCATCATTTGTGTGTGGAGGAccaaacctgcaaaaacaataaataaatacatacattaatatatgaagaaatgtaaaaaaacaaaaatacataaatgattaaataaacatacaaggaaatgtgaaaaaataaaaataaatgagtatttatacctttatttccatttattaattgtatttattttttcatttatttatttccacttttatttatttccacatgtatttaaaggtataaatactcatttatttttatttttcacatttccttgtatatttatttgttttttatttgttgttttttttttttttacatttcttcatatatttattcatttatttatggttTTTGCAGGTTTGGTCCTCATATTTGTGTTGAACTGAAACAGTGTATgtttagttcccagcatgctttgctctgGTCTGGATCTATTACAGAATCTCGAGTTCAGATCTGACGAGTTCATGTAGGATTTGTCTCAGATCTGAACTTGATTTAGGATCTTCTCCTCTCTCACAGAATCTCATCTGTAGTTGTGAATCTTAAAGCCTCCATCAGTTCGGTGATCGACTCTCAGGTCTGTTACCAAGAGCAGCTGCTGTGAAGAAACGCTCCAGATTAAAATGGAGGATCAAAACAGGTGTGATTTTAATGAAGAGCTGCAGAAAGACAAGTTTGATCAAAGCCTGTCACTGTATTTCATGAGTCTGTCATTGTTCATCAGTGTTTTGTGTCAAAGTGCAGCACATCATGTGACCCTCACAGAGTTGGTTTGGATGTTGATATTTGACAGATATTCAGACACGAGGATTTTCAATAGATTCTCGTGAATTATTATAATGGTCTTATCTGAAAAGAATCTTTTAAACTCCAGCCAAGCTCAAGATCACAGTGGCATTGAGAAGAAGATGTTCTGATGTTGGTTTAAGAGTCAAAAGTGATGCTGAAGATGTTCCTGAAACTCAACTATTGTGAGAAATCTCTCAAAGCCTCctaaagagtgtgtgtgttactgCCCCCtagaggaacatgatgaagttGATCTGACTGAGATTGATATtcaaacatttaatacattcatttaaattcatacaGTGTTCAGTCTCATCTTCACAGGGAGTGTCTTGATACTTGGAACTGAAAGATCATTTacactcatatatttatgtCATTTGTAATTCAGGATAAACGCTGCTGAATTAAATTCAAGCCTGTGTGGTGTgttagtgtgagtgtgtgttagtgtgagtgtgtgttagtgtgtgtgtatgtgtgtgtgtgtgtgtgtgtgtgtgtgtgtgtgtgtgtgtgtgtgtgtgtgtgagtgtgtgtgttagtgtgtgtctgtgtgtgtgtgtgtgagagagtgtgtgtgtgtgtgtttgtgagtgtgtgtgtgtgtgtgtgtgttggtttttgtggtttatgaggacattgatATGAACACACGCCACACTAGAGGGACATTTTGTATTATGAGGACAGGGTCGGTGTCCTCATAATTCAGACAATGTAGAAGTGCTTCTATCGCTAGGGGGAGCTCAAAACCAACATTTCAGCTCATGTCCCCATAGCTCACAATGATCTGATTCTGTGTGTCAGCTGTGCATCGAGACAGCGCCCCTGTAGGCGGGTCAATGGTACTGCACCTCCTCATGCATATTCACACGTGTATGGAATCGAGGCTTTTGATTGGCTGATCGCGAGAAGTCCTCATAATTTCGGGTTTTGTCAAACCACTGTGTGTTAATCTAATTGCCACATATTTATAACACTGCctgaaaaaataacaacaacaataaaaactaaaataaatcgAATAAAAAGGAATAATCACACAACACCACGCCTTCTTTGATGATCTGTTCTTCGCGCCACTCCCTGTTGCTGAGACAGACACGCGCGGATCATCCAGGTGAACAAACATCAGGTGAGAACTGAGATCAAATTACACCAGCTACACTTCAAGTCTAAAAACgggtttaatattaattttatattacgtTGGTAGTAGTTTGAAATACTCTACAGTTCATTTGACGATTATCAAATGAATTTGCATTAGCAGTTATAAGTTAGCTTTGGTGACACGTGTCTGTATTATTCACAACGCGTGaagatttaatttattattaaactgaTTAATCACGTTATTGCCGTCAACATGTGGGCAGTGTAATGATGGTAACGTTAATGaggtgtctttgaaagttacgtattaatacctacgtattaacaatgagaccaggctgaatAATCAGCGCTCCAGCGCAAGCGTGAAGCTTTCCACAGCGCATCggcagaagtaatgattatgagtGCGTCGTGAAAAAAACAGAAGGCGACCGtctaaacatattaataatttattgttttctgtgttttcggCTGCACAACGATGCTGACTCGTCATGTCCACAGTAGTGGATGCACCTACAggtttcatacggattacataatctgagaatatttCTTGTGTCTGTGAAGCAAGTATACGCTGCGTTTCAGTTCATTTGTGCTCAAGTTCACTGAGACTGAGACAGAAGAGCATCCCACAAGGTTTtgctgttattgtgagtttacagaaataaaagtagaccctttacagtttgcattactcttatctgtatgactaaaatgacagagtatttgaagttaaaatgcaagtgatcgcaccggcgcctccatgtcatgcagtaagcgcgctctgcacacaaacacttggatatgcgccaaataatagcgcacatttatctaggactAGGCTAACATTAGAGCGAGTGgacttgtaaagttgctactacttacatttCAAGTGATAAGCCATATCTGCGGTCGATGAATGATGAATTACACGCGagtgtttggatttcctgccgttAACAATCTGTCCCTTACGGGCTGTGtgacttcgccacttcctgtggagtttttttttctgcgataAACCAACTAATAAAATCTTGCTCGACTAAcggttagtcgactattaggggcaGCCCTAGTATTTAGTGAAGTCTCAGCAGATTTTTCTAACAAGGAATTAGGCTGAACTTTGTTTATAtaagttattttctttttttccaccaGAACTGCAAACATGGCGTAATCTCCTCGGCAGTATCAAGCTTGGATAAATGTAACAGCTGTAGTGGACCCTTTCTGCTTTAAGTGGATTGGTGTAAGATGTAAGGGTCAGTATTTTGTTCttataagtatataaatatattttctttctttctttaatataAGACTCTCCATTTGTCTGCCTGTGTCACACTTTCTCAGTGTCTGCCTTGAGTTTTGTTTCATGCTCTAATAATTCATCTGTTTagtaatttttcttatttttctcatCTTTCTTACTTTCATTCACACTGATTATACACTGTTATTCCACTCatcacattttgaattttttttttttctttgcctgGACCACTTTCTTTTACCCTCAATATATTTGAATCACTCTCTCCCTCCTGTTTTTCTAGTTACATTCTCTCGTTTATTTTTcgatctttatttttattctatccatccaaccatcataATTTCATTTACACTACCTCTAACACTGCAACGTGTTCAGAAGGGTATTTTTGACATCTTGTTTAATCTAACAGTAAGAAGGAGTGATTTCTTTGGAAAGTCACATGTCTTTTTGACACCTGTGTGTTGCTGTAAAAACCACATCATAACTTCATTTCAGTTTGATCTCTCATCATCCACATGGGCCACTGGTGCTCGGACCCTGATGAATGCCACTTGTggcaatattttgtatttaatcatagTGTAGATGTACTATAGATGATATAGGTTTTGGAGTTATAGCCGGTCAAAGACGTAAGTCTGCAAATTCTAAACTTTAgccattttaaattaaagataaaGGCTGTTGGTCGTCCGTGAAGTTAGTTATTTGAatctataaagttttaaatatggatattttttttttaaaaaaaacacatacctttatttcaaaaggcctttattaaccctctggagccgtattgattactttgattatggatggatgcatttaaaaaaaaatgcagcaagaagggggtctcttcagtcgtccaagaagcaaggaaagagagggagtggcattgttcactggcttttaacctctggtcaaagtcacacctcttagATGTTGACCGgaccaatgaagatgttgtatttccgggCGATAACACGCCTCCTGTCAGGGCTTTTATGATCGAGCAAGATTAACTGGCTGagttttgaagaagaactattaaagattcttgtaatactgatgtgttgcgcaggtatggacataccgcatacacaagcatttaaatcttctcgctacgaacccatagacactaaacatggcataattgaagttaccttaaatgtatcataaaacatgcgaatacaatgagtgcaatacaacaacagcaataatggataccatttcctagggatgtgcatgttcatttatagaacggtctgtctataaattaatgcaggaaagtctgtgttctgtggggaaaatgcaggaaagatgcacgtttctgtgtctcttctctgctcttccatgtggcaaccacattctttagcgcaataaaacttgtaactgagaacttctcgggggatgggggacaggccccagtgcttttaaacaattattggttacctataacaaataattgtgtctgatttgtctcagtcgttacactgttatcactgtaaagctgctttgaaaaaatCTGCactgtgaaaagcgctatataaataaaggtgatttgACTTAATAAACCATGTTTATATGTTAATCCTGTCTTCAGTCATCTTTATCTTCAGACCCCGTGTGACAGCTTCATAcaacagtaacgttaataaaactttaatacattagctcatccatgaacatgatttctgtctGAGTCCCATTGGATTGCTTTCTAtcagctgtggaggtgaagacaaaaatgcctttgttattgttttgaataagagACCTCTAGTGGAGAAACTTACACACTTTGACttcaatgaaaaataataaattaaagttgtgttttgacaattttgttAGGGTTAGTTAAATAACTGATGACAATGAAAGTAGAATCCCAATAGAGTTTAATCTGAAAGGTAAATTTGTTCTATGACACATACAGGCATATGAATATTTACATACTTAATTGTTATAAACACTAtgaattcaaactgaatgaTTTCACTCAATTAACATACAAGTGAAAATGTCCTAAATGCACATCTAATTAATGGAGTTATTGAATAAAGCCCCAtgaattacaataaatattacatttaaaatagtaaGACTTGTAACAACATGCCACTCTGGCCTTCTGTGCCAAATCTGGAGGCCCATCTTACCCAAAAAGTCTaaattttacttcaaaataaaaactgtaatctCAACTCTAAAAACATGAATGTGTCCACAAACCCCTCATTAACaaagagacattaaaaaaacttcTTCTTTATAATGCATATTTCTTCAAATGAGTTTCTGCCTTATCGTGTGAACCATTAGCATGATGGCCCACTGCTATGAATCACTGCTGTTTACAGTGGGCAGGgaaattattttcaaatgctAATTGTGTCATCAGGCTGTTTGGTCAGGATTGGTTGTCTGTTTGGGTGCTCTGATCACTTAAAGCCCTCCACAGCAGAGAGAATTCATTACATCTGTTCTGCAGTGACTGAAGTCTCTGAACTTTCATACTCTTTCTGGAAAAAGATATTTGAACCTTGAAATGGCTTCTGAGAGGTAAGTACGTTTGTAGTCTAAACCGTTTCCACATAAACAGTCTGTTGTTAAGTGAGTTAAttacaaaacagcatttatttgcatttaaaggcatttGAATTACACACGGTATTGGTAAATATGCTACacataatataatgaaatatttaatattgcatGATGCATGGTTTCCAGATATTTAACCTGATAAACTTTTTTATCCGGTAAACTCCTCGATCTCATGAGTCCCACTATTCTTATTGAAagcttcatctttgtcagctgTTTGATGTATTTTACTTTCTCCTAAAGGGTTCTTTCACCAGACCAGTGCTGGGCAATCTTGCAGTCTGCTGAAAATGACTTCTTAACAATCATCGCTAACTTAATGATTGATTGGAGATATATTGGATCTATGACGAGAGAACGAGAGCAGCTGGTGGTGCATTTCCTGGAGGCCATGGTGATGCTGCTGTACCTCCAAAAGCCAGAAGTGGTGAAGAATATGACTGTGAGTGGTTTAGTCTCAGTGATGATGATCTCTTGTGTAAATCCAATATATTACTTCTGTTTTGCTAAAAGAAGCACTATGAGGTGGCTATCATAATCATCATGACATTTGGAGCAAACACAGACAACAGTGTAGCCTGTGATGTCAATGACCCACATAACTGTAGATGAGGTTGTGAAATAGTCAGTTAAATCTCGTCAGTTTCAGTGTTTGATTGAGAGTTTATTGGCTTATTATTGTTTGAACTTGTTTGCaggtttctgattggctgaaccGGACATACATTGAGGGAAATCATGAACATGCTATAGTAGAAGTAGACAAGTGCAATGCCTTCTTTGTCATGTCAAATGAGGAGGAAGCGGTAAgttcaataaaaatatgttcaaatgaaAGTTCTTAGATCTGTCAGAATCTCACAACCTCTTTTCTGTAGTGGTTTGATACGTACTACGAATACCTGCGTTCAGAGATGATCAAGAGGAGGCACACGAGATGCAGTTTAGATGAAGCTGAAAAATTCTTCATATCCTCTTCAGGGAATCCGGTTGACAATCCCTCTCAGGATCTAAAGGAGCTGCATGACGAGTGAGTGCATAAAATACATGGTTTGTGCACAGTGcatagtttgttttttaaattcaagagttggtttgtaaaacatttaagttttttGCAAAACCTTCTTTCATTCTGTGTTGCAGGTACTGGCTCCCAAGCATTACCACCGATATGGCCAGATCTTCTGTATATGCTGCCATGCTCAAATGTGATTTGATAGATGATGAAAAACTTTCAAGGTACTTCACCTACTGGACAGACAATTACTGTAGATTATACAATGTTCTCAATCATTCAAGTCATTTGCTGAGATGTACAATTTTGTTTCTTTAGGCCAGCTGAGCCCAAATGGATGAATGCAAACACAGCTTTTCACTTGCTGAAGATGTCACATCCAGTAACGGTGCATGCAACTCTTCCGGAAAAAGCTGCACGAATGCGAATCTCAAGGAAATATGAGAGCCATTGCCTCTCGCTCTGGTGCGCGAATCAAAAGAAACTCCGTGTGGGTCTTGTGCTTGGTAAGTTGTTCATTCAAATCTAGAAAATTGATATTCCATATTTAGGTGTTACATCAAATTTGGTATTTTCATGTCCCAGGAGTtgagttttattaaataatgatatttattttgaatttattaattttttatcgCATGAAAAAATAATTCTGTCAAAAATTAGTTTCTTCTTCACCCATTGACTTGTGAGTGGACGCATGCACATAGAAACAAACAGGTTTAcatattaacataaaaaaaaataattacgaTGTGCCACAAGGCTCAATATTTGGTCAACTGCTTTTCTTTTATTTgcttcttttgggagacaaaaaGAGTGAAAGTGTGATTTAATTGTGTATTTATGTTAGCTATAAAATTAGGTTTAACAAGACAAAAAAGTcagccattttatttttaaatgactgaatgcgagaattaattttacatttttttttacattaagtGCCACTAACTACTATgtatttacatcaaaaattagTACACTTACAataatgtacttattgtgttgatGTTGTATTGTGAAAACGCTTGTATTGTAAACTGCTATTGATGTGGGATACAGGTGAGGttaggacaggtttggtgggatgggtaggtttaagagTGGGGTAAAGaaaggtcaacagtgtaattatagatgtaattacagaaattaattacatatataattatatacacgggtatttttaaaatatgagtacaacataaaaacatgtatttacacaataagtgcattgcatcaaatgattcatttaaatgttagtagttagtagttaaagggttagtccacccaaaaaggaaagttctgtcattaattcggtccggacgtagaacctggaagcacttcAACGTAAATAGCGTAGCAGAATGAGAGtggagagatgaatttgttgaaaaaatttgttatttttgttttgtttttgtgcacaaaaagtatttatgtttttactacttttctggaccttgaatgtggtaattttgttgcttttaatgaaggataaaaaaacctcttggatttcatcaaaatgtcttaatttgtgtgccaaagacaaacaaaagtctttgtggtttggaacgacatgaggatgagtaattaatgaaagaaatttcatttttgggtgaactaaccctttaaggacacctaatataaagtgggaccaatttaattaatgacagaaatcttTTAAACACGATATACAATGCCTGACCAGAAAAGGTACACTAATATTTCATTGGAATGCCTTTAGGTTTGATTGCTAACTTTAACTCACATTTGTCTTGGATTTGTTTCAACAACCTTATGGAACATTTGTATATCAATCCAGAGTTCCATTCTTTTTTAGCCGATATCTTGTATTGACGATGGAAAAAAGTGGAATCACTCTGTAAACTCCCAAAGATTTTCAATGCAATGTCAGGACTCTGTAGACTCTCTATTGTTAAACACTAATAATAGAGTGAAAATACTTTATCAAGACT contains:
- the LOC127517408 gene encoding uncharacterized protein LOC127517408 isoform X3, which encodes MIDWRYIGSMTREREQLVVHFLEAMVMLLYLQKPEVVKNMTVSDWLNRTYIEGNHEHAIVEVDKCNAFFVMSNEEEAWFDTYYEYLRSEMIKRRHTRCSLDEAEKFFISSSGNPVDNPSQDLKELHDEYWLPSITTDMARSSVYAAMLKCDLIDDEKLSRPAEPKWMNANTAFHLLKMSHPVTVHATLPEKAARMRISRKYESHCLSLWCANQKKLRVGLVLDTFGLRQPSERKVHSWIEKQGWMENVPDAAELVKDWKPPRTIQAATDSKYIRRMSRKQCWKGLQVMDIEGKGPRVVTTRPFACGEVICDYHGRLISREEGLEIYQNSEGEAGHLFFFTDKNGQLMCLDAHEEHCECHPDKTTFGRQIKHSAKRANLSPRLYSVEDEPVILFMSTRNIQRGEEIRYDYGDNKRSYAGDGLDLMPS